gaaaataaaaaaacaacaaggtagcaagtgataaaagtgagcaaaaacatgtattgcaatgcgtggaaacaaggcctagggttcatactttcactagtgcaagttctctcaacaatgataacgtaattggatcatataacaatccctcaacgtgcaacaaagaggcactccaaagtaactaatagtagagaacaaacgaagagattattgtagggtacgaaaccacctcaaagttattctttctgatcgatctattgggctattcctataagtgtcacaaacaaccctagagttcgtactaaaataacaccttaagacacacatcaaccaaaactctaatgtcacctaaatactccaatgccaccacaagtatccgcgagtttgattatacgatatgcatcacacaatctcagattcatctattcaaaccaacacaaagaacttcaaagagtgccccaaagtttctaccggagagtcaagacgaaaacgtgtgccaacccctatgcataagttcacaaggtcacagaacccgcaagttgatcaccaaaacgtacatcaagtagatcacatgaatatcccattgtcaccacagataagcacatgcaagacatacatcaagtgttctcaaattcttaaagactcaatccgataagataacttcaaagggaaaactcaatccattacaagaaggtagagggtgagaaacatcataagatccaactataatagcaaagctcgcggtacatcgagatcgtgccaaatcaagaacacgagagagagagagagagagagagagagagagagagagagagagagatcaaacacatagttactggtacataccctcagccccgagggtgaactactccctcctcggcatggagagcgccgggatgatgaagatggccacctgtgatggtttccccctccggcagggtgccggaacgggctcccgatagGTTTttcgtggttacagaggcttgcggcagcggaacacccgatctaggttctgttctggaggttttgggatttataggaggtgttggcCTCGGGaacacgtcagggggcccacgaggcgacgacaaggacgggaggcgcaccctagggggaaggcgccctccacccttgtggtggcctcgggagtCTTTTCCGACATCTTTTCGTTCTAGTATGTTTTataatttccaaaaatattctccgtaaattttcaggtcaattggactccgtttgatattccttttctgcgaaactcaaaaacaaggaaaaaaacagaaactagcactgggctctaggttaataggttagtcccaaaaatcatataaaatagcatataaaacatctaacttagataatataatagcatggaacaataaaaaattatagatacgttggagacgtatcagccaccgaggtggacacaacccaccagggtgcgcctaggcccccaggcacgcccaggtgggttgtgcctccctcggggcacccctctagcACTTCTTTCGatcactggatgtcttctggtccaaaaaatatctccaaaaagtttcgctgcgtttggactcagtttggtattgattttctgtgatgtaaaaaacaagcaaaaaacagcaactggcactatgtcaataggttagtcccaaaaaattatataaagttgctataaaatgattgtaaaacatccaagaatgataatataagagcatggatacttcataacttatagatacgttggaaacgtatcaggaTGTTGCTGCatgaagaaacaagaaacatgtGGTTTTGTTTTCGATAGGACGTGATGCGGTTGCACTGTCTTTACACACGAGGGAAGTGGTGCTAATGTGTGTTAATGTTTGTGGTAGCTTCATCCAGGGAATAAACGAGGAGACTATTAGATATCAAGTATTCAGGCATGACTCTCCATTGTCATGCTTCTCCTATTCACTTGGAAGTTTATATTGATGGGAGGGAAGCCACTTCTGCTTTGATGATTTCTTGAAAGTTCATgttcaaacacttttgctcttaaaGTACATATTCTTGTTTATCAAATCTTTGCATAACCTTTGGTAATGATTACTTGGGATTTTCATAAAATAGGTGAATTTACAATCAATTTGCTCTGTATTAGGAACTAGGAACAAGTGTATAAAACTGAATAATTAATTAATTTCCATACGCACACAAGCTTGACTGTTTGATTAACCGATAAAAATGAGTGATATTAAATATGACTAGAAGACTTCAAATGTGCATCTACCAAATTTTCTATATATTTTGTTAGAGCTTTGATCGGTGTATTGTTTATGCCATCTCAGATTACAATGGCAAAACAACAAGTCAAAATTTCTGGATATTTAAGTTAGTCTTAAAGGAACTTTACATGCAACATACATGTGTGATTATAAGTGATCTCACACACTAGGTGCATATCTATACTAGTGCATATAATTCTATGCTTTTTGCCTCCATCGGGAGGGTGAGCTATCTTGAAAAGATGGTAGGACAATGTGTCCAGGATTCAAGTTTTAATATTCTGAGTCTCAATTTATTTTCATGTTTATCAATTGATTTTTTCATGTCGAGGCATATGCTCAAGGTCTTACCATGATATTGCAGAGTTTTTTTTTTCTTAGTAGATTGCATTACATGATACGCTCGGGTGAGGGCCGGAAGTTCATGCCAACCCCCAACATAAATCAGCACTTGCACGCAAGACAGAAACATAACAACAAGCAATAAAGAGACTGAATAACAAAGTCCACGGAGCAATTGAACTCCAGCAGAAGTGAGCTCTAATGAGGTAATTGACACGGAGACACACCTAAGCTCCTGCTGGAGAAGTCCAACCCCTCGCTCATAGAAGTTTACCTCGCGACCATGTAATTGAACGTGGTAAGTATGTATGCCTTGCTGGCTTATATATCACGTAGTTTCCTGAACAACCACATCTCCCACAGGCATTCTTTTGAGAATTTTCCGCTGGGATTTATTAATAAGCAATGCACATGATGTATGTGCTTAAGAAATTGGCCTGTCAACAGTAGACTATGCAATTAATGTACTCATAAAAAGAAATGAGATTAACCTTAAGTTTAGAGCTCTGTGATAGTTCAGCAGAAATATTCcacatgttttctttcttttccattTGCATGGGAAATGTTTCAAATGCTCACTCAAAACATTCAGAAATTCTCCGCTTTTTtaggaaaatgtttgggatttaaaaaattgttcattttATAAAAAATACAAGTTTAATGAAATGCAAACCCTTTtcaaaatttgtgaatattttttttaaaaactacTCAAACATTTATGAAAAtgtaaacaatttttgaaaataatgaacatattttgaatgtatgaacaatttttgaaactttTATCGAAATTGAAAACATGAACAGTTTTTGAAAGTCCTGAAgaattttgaaaacacaaacagtttttgaaaatttcaaacaatatttgaaaacaggaacatttttttggaatGCCACCATATTTTtcaaaggtgaacatttttttaaactcctGAACAAAATTGAAGATGTGAAGATTTTTtgtaaacacgaacattttttaaaacttgcaaataattttcaaaaaatatgaacatttttttgcataaaataaaattggaaatttgaaacaaaaaaataaaaacggagagaaaagtaaaaaagagaccaaaaaaggaaaaaaagatatagAAACCGAAACAGAAAAATAAACGGCTCAGGAACCTCCTAGAAAGTTTGCAAAACAAAAAAAACcgtgttgaacattttttgaaactcctgaACAAAATTGAAGATGTGTACAATTTTNNNNNNNNNNNNNNNNNNNNNNNNNNNNNNNNNNNNNNNNNNNNNNNNNNNNNNNNNNNNNNNNNNNNNNNNNNNNNNNNNNNNNNNNNNNNNNNNNNNNNNNNNNNNNNNNNNNNNNNNNNNNNNNNNNNNNNNNNNNNNNNNNNNNNNNNNNNNNNNNNNNNNNNNNNNNNNNNNNNNNNNNNNNNNNNNNTTTTTAAAATTTGCAAACAATTTTCCAAAAGCATGACCATTTTTttgcataaaataaaattgaaaattcgaaacaaaaaaataaaaacggAGAGAAAGGTAAAAAAgaaaccaaaaaaggaaaaaaaagataaagaaacagaaatagaaaaataaaCAGACCAGGAACCTTCTAAAAGGTTCCCAAAAAAAAAAACCATCTGTAAGGTTTCCAAAACCGGGGTTGCTGAAACGATTAACTGGCCGGCCCAGATCATCGCTCGCTCATGAACCCGTGTGCGAATGCTCACCAACTTGATGCAACGCTCGTCATATAGGATTTTCCAACTTGACAAGACATCCATCGTTCCTGATAGCAAACATATGGGCGTATGACGATCGATCCCTCGCCAGTTCGTATTCTTCCTATGTTTACAGTCCTTCTTAGTTGTCCATATGATACGTACGCCAATCGCCCTCACCGTTAAGCAAAAGACCAGGAGCAATTCGAGTTTGAGTCTTCGACCTTCATCGGTTATCAGGCGTCAggtgtccttcatggacttgcgaTCATGTAAACCTGAGTTTCGTAGTCCACCTGCCAATAGATTGttgctattattattattttcatattttgtATATATGTGTGCACCAATGTAGATGCCTAGTGTGATCTAATTCGGTCTAGAAATTAGCACATCTACGTAGAATAATAGCGTGATGGTGTCCGACAACTTCGCACAAAATTCTTCTCTGCATAGTGGCAGGAAATTTGAGCAAGTACGCAGACATCAAGCACAGCCGGCTAGAGTAGAGCATGCACGCGGCCAGCTCGATGCAAGCACACACTCACATATCATGCGATAGGGAATTTTTTGagctcatgcaccctccatacatcCTACCAAACACACCCATAAAAAACCTACAGAGAACATTCATAAGCTGAAATTCCTATGCCACGTTAGTCCTGAAGGTTGCGGGAATTTTGTGAAACTTCATGATAGTATTGGGAAGTTTCAGGAGTTGGAGTTATTTTGACCATGATGACAGACATGTAGATAGTATTACAAGGGGTTTATGTACTTTGAATGATTTGAGGCCACCACGTGGTTTCCAACCTACAATGATGGTGATTGGTGTAATTTGGAAGAGCATTGACATCTTTCATAGCTTAGGGGCATTGGATTAACGAACCTGCGGAATGTGTCTAATTCGCCACAAAGCCTAGTCTTGGTACAAAGATACTCCCTCAATAAAGTAATATAAGAACTTTCAGATAACTAATCTTTCCTTCATGGCCTTGACTGCAAGGACTGGACGTCCGAGCTCCAGCTCGGCCCGTTACAGCTCGGCCCGATACAATAAACGAGCGAGCCCAGTTGGAAAAAGAGGCCCGATTCCCGACCGAGCCGAGCCGAGTTTCGCCCGGTCCAACTCGGTGACTCGCTCGAGGCCCAGCCCAATTCGTCCATCTCCATCGCACCGCACGCAACGCATTAGGGCACGAGAGAAGCAGAGAGAGCGCCGCCTCCCCCTTTCTTTGCTCTGTGCTGCCTTGCCCCTTTCTCTGCTCTGCGCCGCAAAGCTGGATCGACGGCGGCGAGCGACGCCGCGTCTCCTAACCACACCGACAACAACGGGCTCGACGGCGACGGGCGACGCCACATTTCCTCACCACGCCGGACGCAGACGGACGCGCCTCCCCTGGTTTCTCGCCGAACGTGACGAGCAGGAGCAGGTACCTCCTTCCTTTCCAATCCCTAGCCGCAACTCTCTGAACTACTATTACGCATGTGATGGAtcaatggatggatggatcgatggatgTACTCATGTAGTTCTTCCGTCCCAATCCCTAGCCGTAGGTGTCTAAACTAGCATGCatctgatggatggatggatggatggatgatggatcgatcgatggatgtaGTCATGTAGATGTAGGGCTAGatggatggatcatggatggatgTATTGTAACCTGTAGGGCTAGATCTAGAAGAGCCGGatggatggatcatggatggatAGAGTTATAGGGCAGAATGGATCGAAATTTTCATTGATTCCATGTGTAATTAGTTTTCTGCTGTTGATGATCTACTTGCTGTAGCATAGTAGCTTGAAAAAAAACTACTTGCTGGGAAATTACATTGATTCCATGTGTAATTAGTTTACTTCTGTCGATGATTGACCGTGTGTTGTTTGCTGATGTGTGCAGAGGCCTATCGTCGCAACAATAGACAAGGAAAAGGGGAAGGCGaatgggaaggagaaggagaaagagaggacCTTGGACTCCATTATGAAGAGTAAGTTGCCGGTCTCGGGGACCTCCGCCTCGACGTCCCCCTGACCCCACCGGCGCTGGCGTGCGTGCCGGAATcgccgctgcctctggctccgcaAACGACTATGAGAGGTAGGCTACATCTTCCCAGGTATGTGTGTGCAAAATATATATTTGTGCAAGCTCATGTATGTGCTGTTTTTGCTTTTTGAAAGTCAAATTTATGTGTGCCCAAGCTCATATGTGCTGTTTTTGGTATCCAAATGTCAAATATATGTTTGTGCAAGCTCATGTGTGTGCTTTTTTTGGTGTCCAAATCTCAAATATATGTTTGTGCAAGCTCATGTGTGTGCTGTTTTTGCTATCCAAAAGTCAAATATATGTGTGTCCAAGCTAATGTGTGTGTTGTTGTTGTGTGCTAGGCAATggagcatgataagcaagtggagGAGGATCATGAAGATgtggaagaggatgaggaggaggacgaggaagagcaAGATACTTTGTTTGAGGTGTCGTCTGGGGTTGGTGACAAATCAGATTTAGATGAATTTCCGGATAGTGAAAATATCTTTGTTTCGCTGTCAATATTTGATGTTTTTGCTGTGTAAAGTTCAAAGGATGTGCTGTCCAAAATTCAATAGAAATGCTGCCCAATTCTTTCTCTCATATCTCTTCCATTGTTACAATTTTTATAGAAGAATTCATAGAAGAAAGCTTATTTTTCATTACTATGACCATTTCTTAAAACAATATACTGCTGGACGTTTCATTTTAAGCAGTATAAACTGTTTTTCTTTCAAAATATGGGTTTAATTACTGCAAAACAATCAATATTGTGGACTATATACAGAGGTTCTGTCTTCTGTAAGTAAAAATGCAGACTGGTGGCAGCTGGCTTTCGAGCCGGCTCGGTCTGAGCCGAGCCATACCCAAAACGAGCCGAGCCGCTTGAAGTAGGCTCGTTGGCTGAGCGAGCCGAGCCGCTCCAGAGCGAGCCAAAGTCAGGCTCGGATcaagctcggctcggctcggctcgtgtcCAGCCGTCTGCAACAGTATATTGGGCGTAATGGATTGATGCAAGAAAGAGTCTTTGAGAAGGGCCAATGATTGGGTTTAATGAGCTCCATCCTCCATCTTGAATGCAAGATATTCGCATAAGAGGATATTTTGGGTGATGTTGATGGCAACAACGCCCCTCAAGAGTTTGCGGTTTCTAACAATTCAAATCCCATGTTTGGAGCTCCTATAGCCTACAGGTATACCATGCACTAGCAAACATGCATGCTGGCCCTGAATTCGTGCTGCCCCCTCGTATCGCAATCATCCTTCATCCCGGCTTGCGGATGCATTCCCAAGAGTCAAAGACTACACAAGCTGGTTTTAAATGGAATGGTGCAATGAGAGGAGCGGGAGTGGAAGCCTCGATGGATTAGTCAGAGCGTGCAGATCAACTGTTCCTTTAGCTTGCCTGGTCGCACAATCAAAGGATGGAGATGGAGAGAATGTAGAAAACCCAGACAAAAATGAAAAGAATAATCCCCAGGCGGGGATTTCCAAAGGTGGAAGAACATGGATCCAGGGATCTACATGTTAATTTCCTGATGCAGCTGGGAAAAACACCCACAAAGAAAAAACCCAactaaaaacaaaaaggaaaatacATATATGATGCAACAGGTAAAATGTTCCAAGCCCAATAAGAAAATGGAGCGTGTGGCAAACAAGCATTTTTATTTACTCGAGGAACGGCTACGATCGATCTGGCAGCTTATTTATTATTCTAGGTAAGTGGCGGAACAAACATTTAAGTGCACAACCGTGCGGGCCACAGTAATCTAGGTACTCGCAAAACACACATGCATTTATAACTGGAAACAACGGAGAGATGCATGCCACCGTCGTCGATCAGTCATGAGCGAGTTGGTAGGCAATAGCCATGCCGTCAGGCGTGGGTGCAGTATGGAAGCTAAGGTCGGCGACCGGAGGCGCCTTGGAGCCTCCTGAACCAAGGATCATTTCAATCAGCAACCCACCGGCGGCAGTAAAGACGAGGCCAGCCACACTACAGGCCACAAACCCGGCGAGCGACACCAGGAACACGCCCATCTCCACGTCCACCACCGCCTCCGCGATGGCGCCCTCCACCGCCACCTGCACGGCGAAGGCGCCGACGGCCGACAGCGCGTTGACGCTGCTGTGGAGCACGGTCTCAAGCTTGTGCGCCGCCGTGAATATGTCCCACACCATAAGCCCGGCGGCCACGAACAGCACGGCCACCCCCAGCGTCGCGCCCACCACCTGTATTCCGGTTGCCCGGCCGGACTCTTCGATGATGCTGTTGTAAACCTCGAGCTTCTGCGCCTCTGTCAGGTCCTCGAACGCGCCCTCGAAGCCAAGCTCGCCCTGGTGCCTGCTCACCAGGTCCGGGAACTTGACCCCCTCTTGCTTGAGCACCATGGAGTACAACTTGGAGGACGCCCGGGCCGAGGGGCTGCGGTACTTTCTCAAGTACTCCAGCATGCATTTGTTCAGCTTGGCCGTGTCCACAGCTAGGCGCTCGACGCTGGGCGCATCCTCCAGGTCCAGCTCTGCGACCTCCGTGGCAAGGGACTCATAGTGCGCCCTCATCTTGTCCACGCACCTCACCCGCAGGCTGCAGTCACGGACATTCTGCATCGCCATGTTGAGGCAGTGCTTGACGTAGTCGGCGACTTCCGCGGCGATGCCAGCCTTgtggcctccttctccggcgtacTTCTCCTTCATGGCGGCGCTGTCGTCCAGCAGGCTCACCGCCTTGTCGTATGCGCCGTTGACGTTTTTCAGGAACTTGACGCGTTCGTTCTCCGATTTGGCCACCCGGCTCATCAGTGGCTCCTCCTTGTTCCTCAGCAGGAGAGCCAGCTTCTTCAGCTGGCTGCTTTCCATCAACACGATCAGATCACCCCGGCCGCCATTGCCTTTCAATCTAATTGAACAAGCTGCGCGCCTGGAGTTCACCGCAAAAATAATTATTATGTATGATCCTGCCAGGTGCATGCATGCATATGGGAATGATTATATTTTCAACTACGTTAGCGTCACTCATATCCTATGTATGTATATGTGCAAGACAGCTGAACAGATACCAAGGGGTCAAATTCTTACACTTTACTTCAAGCTGCTGGGTGGTGATCCAAGCTGCCTCAACCAGCGGCCGACCTCACCTATTTATACCAGAAGTGGGTGCACAAATTCAATTAAAAGCTTCTTAATTAGTACATGTATTGAAAATATATTGCCGCACCGACGAATTAAAATCCCTGGTTGCCAACGTGTCTTCCTTTTTTTTGCCAAATTTGTGTGTGTATTAAGAAATCAAGGCAGAGAAAGCCAATGTATGAAGCATAAACAAACCCACTTAGTAACACTTAACAGAGGTGAAGTTAGCATATACGCGTTGGGTGCATATGAAACCAACGACTTTTGCCCATCAAGCATAACTGCAACGTCTTTTAGCCTTCTCGCCTTGTTGCTTTCTCACTGAGTCCCTTCACCGTCGTGGTAAGAGCAAtaacaaacaaaacaaaaaacaattctGAATCTGTCGTTGCTTGCACGCCAGCGGCTGGAAGCGATAAGCTGCAAATTGCACTTCAAAATCAAGGTCTTTAAGCACATCCTGTCCCTCTCATTCAAATCCTATCTAGCCTAATCGTCTAATGTTACGATTAATATTTTCCTGGACACTAATTGATCTATGTCATGTCATAAAATGATGCAGGCACATCAACCCACCTCAAAGACGCAATTAATCGAATACTCTTACTACTTGTCTCCCAAAACCAATTATATAAGAGAAATTATTTGGATAAACAGCTCTATGACCACGCCGATCGAAATATAACTTCAGAGTACACTAGGAAGCCTAATTACAATGATAAGATTAGGACAAAATAGGGAAATGAAACTTTGAAATGTGACTGACTTAACATTTTTTGCTTAGATTTACTGTTTAAAACACAGGACATTGGCATGTCATTTTTGTTCAATTTTCTCGGGAAGACCGAAGCTTCCCATCAAGCTACAAAATTATCTACTACTATTTTATTTGAAATATGTAAACTAGTGGCTTGAGATTTCCATTCAACTACTACGTTCCCGCTCTTTAGTTAAAACTATACATGATATGATTTTTGTTATGTTATCTTTGAATTCTATGTATAGCGCTATTGTGAGATGGCCTTAGAGATTGAGACTGTACAATACTTAGTTCAAGACCAAATGCTGAGTGAACCCATCAACAAATAATCCTGGCACCGCGCCGTTCATCTTAAATCATCATTGTTATGTGAGGTTTTGCTAAGGGCACTCCCGACTCTGGGCTCTTAGAATCCTTTCATAGAAAAAAATGCTTAGGTGGCAAAACAATTAAAGAAGAGCCAGGGAACTGTATGTTAGAGGAGAGACATCTCTTAGCACGCTTCCCTGTGTAGTGAAATTAACGGTCTAACCTGTTGTGATTTCTCTCTCAATTTTTCTCGCATTCTCTTTTCTCCATAACCAGGCCACAATACGGAAATGTAAACCTGAGCGCTCAATGAAATAAATGTAACATCACATAGATACAATACCTAGGAGACGATAAATTGGGGTGGTTGTCTCTAAAAATGTTTCACCGCTCAGGTTGAGATGTTAAAGGCCAATGTAGTATACGTGCCCTAAGATGCAGTATAAATTGGTATGGAGGGGGTTAATATTTAGATTGGCAAAAAGAACCACGGACCCATGGTTAGGGTTGCAGTTAAACATCATGCTACATAGGGGAAAGCCCATTTTATTTTTCATGAGGACCAGATTTAATGCATCAAAGAATGCATGCACTACTCCTGCCAccaaaaattaaaatcatgatcgTCATATTTAAAAGTTGTGCGTTCCCTTGTTTTTGTAAAACATTATTAAGAGTGGTCACTTTCAAGATGAGCACGCAGGACCAAAATTTAATGCTGCCACATGGAAGACTACCCCTATCGTTAATGTCGTTGTTTCAGTTATCACCTAGATCGctctaggctggtcatagtggtagtaacttagctagtaacataagcACCCCAAGACAAATTTTCTTATGTGGCATGTGGTTAATGACGAGAGAGATGTTGTGGTAACATAACCGTAGCATAGCGCTTCCCAAGAGAAAATGAGCCTACAAGCTATGATACTTAGcattatggaggtagtaacttagactagtttCATATGCATGGCATTATtataagttactctccactatgaccagcctaaggtgCCTCTGTACGGCAATATGGCATCCACAATTATTTTGGCTAGTTAAAATTGAGTACATCATTTAAGTATATTGAGTCAGTGATTTTAAATTTTCATTTATATTTTTTCAGTATGAATAATAGAAACATCTTAAATAATCTTGGTCTACATAATTAAAATTGCAGACCTCAATTTTGTACattgca
This region of Triticum aestivum cultivar Chinese Spring chromosome 2D, IWGSC CS RefSeq v2.1, whole genome shotgun sequence genomic DNA includes:
- the LOC123048174 gene encoding uncharacterized protein; this encodes MESSQLKKLALLLRNKEEPLMSRVAKSENERVKFLKNVNGAYDKAVSLLDDSAAMKEKYAGEGGHKAGIAAEVADYVKHCLNMAMQNVRDCSLRVRCVDKMRAHYESLATEVAELDLEDAPSVERLAVDTAKLNKCMLEYLRKYRSPSARASSKLYSMVLKQEGVKFPDLVSRHQGELGFEGAFEDLTEAQKLEVYNSIIEESGRATGIQVVGATLGVAVLFVAAGLMVWDIFTAAHKLETVLHSSVNALSAVGAFAVQVAVEGAIAEAVVDVEMGVFLVSLAGFVACSVAGLVFTAAGGLLIEMILGSGGSKAPPVADLSFHTAPTPDGMAIAYQLAHD